One Blastopirellula marina genomic window carries:
- a CDS encoding YidC/Oxa1 family insertase periplasmic-domain containing protein has product MERRHITFIFLAASLLLMFNMLNSSNKQQEPPAPDNQEIADLDEDAPNDNGDGENQTDDADAPADKPDEKDKVKYKREFASLGSVAADGGYRMLVTLDSKGASVHRVELSNPNYLSYEHDEDGGYLGNLAFDEADGKGVLTHVVGPGTPAAEAVANLPDTENGLKPGDKIISVNGELTPTVDQLRTVMKQTRPGQEVEVEVERKTSEEADAGTKQLTFTVKLRKHPVEVIKPEQTSLPGASGEMPRRVDHPPAFLTTLAKVGNLSARNGLSEIKGLPSLIDSNWKKTQVSDDEVHFELTLFPSDLEQLGENRKLRIVKKYRLDKVTDETKAAQGFEIHYDLELHNESDDSLAVAYRQLGPTGLPLEGWWYAHKINRGWGSAGIRDVTWESKDGSQFKMFTVYQMVEQQEDAVKNGSDPQTPLYALGQDIETKYSGVDAQYFNCTMILDDEGSDPTIDLAKGTCGPIGPIDPTYKPRTDCTFTLESRAYPMAAGQTVTQKFKIFAGPKKEEVLEHYGLEDVEYYGWFGFVSKPLLWILHTLYAVLGNYGLAIIVLTLMVRGAMHPISRKQAKNMQIQQALAPEIKRISDQYKDDPEGRLKAQQELFKKHKFNPVGGCLMMFIQLPIFLGLYRGLAVDFELRQAPLIPGISWCSNLAAPDQFWYWGDIMPDFITQPGSMFSLGPYLNILPLVTVVLFLVQQKMFMPPPQDEQQAMQQKVMTFMMIFMGVIFFKVPAGLCIYFITSSIWGIIERKMLPKPKNVPVVIEAKPEAVKQPRVRQSKRKK; this is encoded by the coding sequence GTGGAACGGCGCCACATCACTTTCATTTTTCTAGCCGCTTCGCTGCTGTTGATGTTCAACATGTTGAACAGCTCGAACAAGCAGCAAGAACCGCCAGCCCCGGATAATCAAGAGATTGCCGACCTGGATGAGGACGCCCCGAACGATAACGGGGACGGCGAGAACCAAACTGACGATGCCGATGCCCCGGCAGATAAGCCGGACGAGAAGGACAAGGTCAAATACAAACGCGAGTTCGCTTCGCTTGGTTCCGTCGCCGCAGATGGTGGCTACCGTATGCTGGTGACGCTCGATTCTAAGGGCGCCTCGGTTCACCGCGTTGAATTGAGCAACCCAAACTATCTCAGCTACGAACATGATGAAGATGGCGGCTACCTCGGCAACCTGGCCTTCGACGAAGCAGACGGCAAAGGTGTGCTTACCCATGTCGTCGGTCCTGGAACGCCAGCCGCCGAAGCCGTCGCGAATTTACCAGATACCGAAAACGGCCTGAAACCGGGTGACAAGATTATTTCGGTCAATGGCGAGTTGACCCCAACCGTCGATCAACTTCGAACGGTCATGAAGCAAACCCGGCCCGGACAAGAGGTCGAGGTCGAGGTCGAGCGGAAAACTTCCGAAGAAGCCGACGCCGGCACCAAGCAGCTAACTTTCACCGTCAAGTTGCGTAAGCATCCTGTCGAAGTGATCAAGCCCGAGCAGACCTCCCTGCCAGGCGCAAGCGGGGAAATGCCCAGGCGTGTCGATCACCCACCCGCGTTTCTGACAACCCTGGCCAAGGTTGGCAATCTTTCGGCTCGCAATGGTCTTTCCGAGATCAAAGGCCTTCCTTCGCTGATCGACAGCAATTGGAAAAAAACCCAGGTCTCCGACGACGAAGTTCATTTCGAGCTGACATTATTCCCCAGCGACCTCGAGCAGCTTGGTGAGAACCGCAAGCTACGCATCGTTAAGAAGTATCGCCTTGACAAAGTGACCGACGAAACCAAGGCCGCCCAAGGCTTTGAGATTCACTACGACCTCGAATTACACAACGAGTCCGACGACTCGCTGGCTGTTGCCTATCGCCAGCTCGGCCCAACAGGGCTTCCTCTCGAAGGATGGTGGTACGCTCACAAAATCAATCGTGGTTGGGGCTCCGCCGGCATCCGCGACGTGACCTGGGAGTCGAAAGACGGTAGCCAGTTCAAGATGTTTACCGTTTACCAGATGGTCGAGCAGCAAGAGGATGCCGTTAAGAATGGCTCCGACCCGCAGACGCCGCTCTACGCACTTGGTCAGGACATTGAAACGAAGTATTCCGGTGTCGATGCCCAGTACTTCAACTGCACGATGATTCTGGACGATGAAGGAAGCGATCCAACGATCGATCTTGCGAAGGGAACTTGCGGCCCAATTGGTCCGATCGATCCGACCTACAAGCCTCGTACCGATTGCACATTCACCTTGGAAAGCCGTGCTTATCCCATGGCAGCGGGCCAAACGGTAACGCAAAAGTTCAAGATCTTCGCCGGTCCGAAAAAGGAAGAGGTCCTGGAACATTACGGGCTGGAAGATGTCGAGTATTACGGCTGGTTTGGCTTTGTCTCGAAACCGCTGTTGTGGATCTTGCACACGCTGTATGCCGTACTTGGCAACTATGGCTTGGCAATTATCGTGCTCACGCTGATGGTGCGTGGTGCTATGCATCCGATCAGCCGGAAGCAAGCCAAGAACATGCAGATTCAGCAAGCCTTGGCTCCTGAGATCAAACGCATCAGCGATCAATATAAGGACGATCCTGAAGGTCGTTTGAAGGCTCAACAAGAGCTCTTTAAGAAGCACAAATTCAACCCGGTTGGCGGTTGCTTGATGATGTTCATCCAGTTGCCAATCTTCCTCGGACTTTATCGCGGCTTGGCAGTCGACTTTGAATTGCGCCAAGCCCCACTGATTCCAGGCATCTCGTGGTGCTCGAACCTGGCTGCTCCCGACCAATTTTGGTACTGGGGCGACATCATGCCTGACTTCATCACGCAGCCTGGCAGCATGTTCAGCCTCGGTCCTTACCTGAATATCTTGCCGCTGGTCACCGTAGTGTTATTCCTGGTGCAGCAGAAGATGTTCATGCCGCCACCGCAAGACGAGCAACAAGCTATGCAGCAAAAGGTCATGACCTTCATGATGATTTTCATGGGTGTGATCTTCTTCAAGGTCCCTGCTGGTCTCTGTATTTACTTCATCACCTCCAGCATCTGGGGCATCATCGAACGCAAGATGTTGCCCAAGCCCAAGAATGTGCCGGTCGTGATCGAGGCCAAACCAGAAGCGGTCAAACAACCGCGTGTTCGCCAGTCGAAGCGTAAGAAGTAA
- a CDS encoding metallophosphoesterase family protein, producing MKTAVVSDIHGNLDALEAVLADIKTQEVERIYCLGDVVGYGPNPRECVDIVRQFDLCILGNHDQAALFDPEGFSHGAEQAIFWTRRQLESGESEEETLSRWHFLCGLPRTHTENNLLFVHGSARNPLCEYVFPEDIYNPKKLEKIFSLIPNVCFQGHTHVPGVFYESAQFVSPKDFDNSTYQLNGEKVMINVGSVGQPRDGDPRSCYVIIDDNSVQFRRVEYPIETVANKIRDIDDLDDSQGERLFEGH from the coding sequence ATGAAAACGGCCGTTGTCAGCGACATCCACGGTAACCTGGACGCCCTCGAGGCAGTTCTAGCCGATATCAAGACGCAGGAGGTCGAGCGGATCTACTGCTTAGGGGATGTGGTTGGTTATGGACCGAACCCGCGAGAATGCGTCGACATTGTTCGTCAATTCGACCTCTGCATCCTGGGGAATCATGATCAGGCCGCTCTGTTCGATCCTGAAGGCTTCAGTCACGGTGCCGAGCAGGCTATTTTTTGGACGCGGCGCCAATTAGAGTCGGGCGAAAGCGAAGAAGAAACACTAAGCCGCTGGCATTTCCTCTGCGGGCTCCCTCGGACGCACACCGAAAACAACTTGCTGTTCGTCCACGGCTCGGCCCGTAACCCGCTCTGCGAGTATGTCTTTCCCGAAGACATCTACAATCCCAAGAAGCTGGAAAAAATCTTCTCACTAATTCCCAACGTTTGTTTCCAGGGACATACCCACGTACCCGGCGTCTTCTACGAGTCGGCTCAGTTTGTCAGCCCAAAAGACTTCGACAACAGTACTTACCAACTCAATGGCGAGAAGGTAATGATCAACGTGGGCAGCGTCGGTCAGCCGCGCGATGGGGATCCCCGTAGCTGCTATGTGATCATCGACGACAATTCGGTTCAATTTCGTCGTGTCGAATATCCTATCGAGACCGTCGCGAATAAGATTCGGGATATTGACGATTTAGACGATTCTCAGGGAGAACGCCTCTTCGAGGGACACTAA
- a CDS encoding metallophosphoesterase family protein, with amino-acid sequence MKRALISDIHGNLEALNAVLDDIRQQGISEIYCLGDVIGYGPNPVECLDIVRRKCAMCLLGNHDQAALFDPEGFNPVAFRAILWTRDQIDNSSGGAVAVNERWDFLGELPRTHVEPNRLFVHGSPRDPTNEYVFPEDIYNQRKMENLFERVEKFSFQGHTHIPGVFTPNLEFFGPDECDHEYRFGDEKALFNVGSVGQPRDGDPRACYVILTDESVVFRRVEYDPGVPAAKIYDIPQLDNMLGDRLRDGR; translated from the coding sequence GTGAAACGTGCCCTCATCAGCGACATCCACGGAAATTTGGAAGCCTTAAACGCGGTCTTGGACGACATCCGCCAACAGGGAATCAGCGAGATTTACTGTTTGGGCGATGTCATCGGATACGGCCCCAATCCGGTGGAATGTCTGGATATCGTGCGTCGGAAATGCGCCATGTGCCTACTGGGCAATCATGATCAAGCGGCACTTTTCGATCCAGAAGGCTTCAATCCGGTCGCTTTCCGAGCCATTTTGTGGACGCGTGATCAAATTGATAACTCATCAGGTGGTGCCGTGGCGGTGAACGAACGCTGGGACTTCCTCGGCGAACTTCCCCGCACCCATGTTGAGCCAAATCGGCTGTTTGTGCATGGATCGCCCCGCGATCCAACTAACGAGTATGTCTTCCCGGAAGACATCTACAACCAACGGAAGATGGAGAATTTGTTCGAGCGCGTCGAAAAATTCAGCTTCCAAGGGCATACCCACATTCCCGGGGTATTTACTCCGAATCTAGAATTCTTCGGGCCAGACGAATGCGATCATGAGTATCGCTTTGGTGACGAAAAGGCCCTGTTTAACGTTGGCAGCGTCGGACAGCCCCGCGATGGTGATCCTCGTGCGTGCTACGTGATTCTGACTGACGAATCGGTCGTGTTCCGCCGGGTCGAGTACGATCCTGGTGTGCCAGCGGCCAAGATTTACGACATCCCACAGCTAGATAACATGCTGGGAGATCGTCTCCGCGACGGACGATAG
- the tsaB gene encoding tRNA (adenosine(37)-N6)-threonylcarbamoyltransferase complex dimerization subunit type 1 TsaB, with the protein MKTLAIDTSTRQSSLALFQGDELLATDWLDTTVPTTQVITPTLKRLIDEVGWKPTDLQLVIVAQGPGSFTGLRIGVMTAKTIAYVAGATTLGVNTLQAITVRCNEPVSSLHVIMDAQRNQFFHSHFERDEYGKYVAQQDTRIVDQEEFFASLTAGQTITGPGLHNKHALVPEGVRVVDENYWASTAEAVGRIGIAEFLAGKSDDFWTLNPKYYRKSAAEEKLEADAS; encoded by the coding sequence GTGAAGACACTTGCCATCGATACCTCCACGCGACAAAGCTCGCTGGCCTTGTTTCAAGGAGACGAACTCCTGGCGACCGACTGGCTGGACACTACGGTTCCCACAACTCAGGTCATCACGCCAACCCTGAAACGGCTGATCGATGAAGTTGGCTGGAAGCCAACCGATTTACAACTGGTGATCGTCGCTCAAGGGCCAGGTTCGTTCACGGGGCTGCGAATTGGTGTGATGACCGCCAAGACGATTGCTTACGTCGCCGGAGCAACCACCTTGGGGGTAAATACGCTGCAAGCGATTACGGTTCGCTGCAACGAACCGGTTTCTTCACTGCATGTCATCATGGACGCCCAGCGAAATCAGTTCTTTCATTCCCATTTCGAGCGGGATGAATACGGGAAATACGTCGCGCAGCAGGATACCCGAATCGTCGACCAAGAAGAGTTCTTCGCCAGCTTAACCGCCGGCCAGACGATTACGGGGCCCGGTTTGCATAACAAACATGCCCTGGTCCCCGAAGGTGTTAGGGTGGTCGACGAAAACTATTGGGCTTCAACGGCCGAAGCGGTGGGACGAATCGGCATCGCCGAATTTCTAGCCGGCAAGTCGGATGACTTCTGGACACTCAATCCGAAGTATTATCGCAAGAGCGCCGCTGAGGAAAAGCTCGAAGCGGACGCTTCCTAG
- the hemL gene encoding glutamate-1-semialdehyde 2,1-aminomutase → MSRSKSHDIFARAKHLMPGGVNSPARAFGAVGGEPIVFERGEGAYLYDVDGNQYIDYIGSWGPMILGHLHPKVKEALHAAVDQGTSFGAPTERENELAELIIDIIPSVEQVRLVNSGTEATMSAIRLARGFTGRDKIIKFAGNYHGHVDSLLVAAGSAAATLGVPNSPGVTAGTTKDTIVLPYNNSVALEEAFERNKDQIAGVIFEPVVGNMGCVPPQPGFLQAIRDVCNNNGALMIMDEVMTGFRVAAGGAQDLYGITPDLTTLGKIVGGGLPIGAYGGRADIMGHILPAGEVFQAGTLSGNPLATAAGIATLQTLKELNPYPELDRKTKTLEEGLLKAAEEANVAISTARVGSMLTPFFHDGPVHNWDAAAHCDTKRYGKFFWELIERGVYFPCSQYEALFVSIAHTDDDIAKTISAAKEAFDKVR, encoded by the coding sequence ATGTCACGCAGTAAGAGTCACGACATTTTTGCCCGCGCGAAACATCTGATGCCTGGCGGCGTGAACAGTCCGGCCCGGGCTTTCGGAGCTGTCGGGGGCGAACCAATCGTGTTCGAGCGAGGCGAGGGGGCCTACCTGTACGATGTCGATGGGAATCAATACATCGATTACATCGGTTCGTGGGGGCCAATGATCCTGGGACATTTGCATCCCAAAGTTAAAGAAGCTCTGCACGCAGCTGTCGATCAGGGCACCAGCTTCGGTGCACCGACCGAACGTGAAAACGAACTGGCTGAGTTGATCATCGACATTATTCCTTCGGTCGAGCAAGTTCGGTTGGTCAACAGTGGAACCGAAGCGACAATGAGCGCGATTCGGTTGGCCCGCGGATTCACCGGTCGTGACAAGATCATCAAGTTCGCCGGCAACTATCACGGTCATGTCGATAGTTTACTTGTTGCGGCCGGAAGCGCCGCAGCGACGCTTGGTGTTCCCAATTCGCCAGGTGTCACGGCAGGAACCACGAAGGACACGATCGTCCTTCCCTACAACAATTCGGTCGCCCTGGAAGAAGCGTTCGAACGAAACAAGGATCAGATCGCTGGAGTGATCTTCGAACCTGTGGTCGGCAACATGGGCTGCGTCCCGCCGCAACCTGGATTCCTCCAAGCGATCCGCGACGTCTGTAACAACAACGGCGCCTTAATGATCATGGACGAGGTCATGACTGGCTTCCGCGTTGCTGCGGGCGGAGCACAAGACTTGTATGGCATTACGCCCGATTTGACGACACTTGGCAAGATCGTCGGCGGCGGGCTCCCTATTGGGGCATACGGCGGACGGGCTGATATCATGGGGCACATTCTTCCTGCAGGCGAAGTCTTCCAAGCAGGCACGCTCAGCGGTAACCCCTTGGCAACGGCGGCCGGGATTGCCACGCTGCAAACCTTGAAAGAACTCAACCCCTATCCAGAACTCGACCGGAAGACCAAGACGCTGGAAGAAGGCCTGTTAAAAGCGGCAGAAGAGGCGAACGTCGCTATCTCGACGGCGCGCGTTGGAAGCATGCTCACGCCGTTCTTCCACGATGGTCCAGTCCATAACTGGGACGCTGCGGCCCATTGCGATACCAAACGCTATGGCAAGTTTTTCTGGGAACTGATCGAACGGGGCGTCTATTTTCCATGCAGTCAGTACGAAGCCCTCTTCGTATCGATCGCCCATACCGACGACGATATCGCCAAGACCATCAGCGCCGCGAAAGAAGCGTTCGATAAAGTTCGCTAG
- a CDS encoding DoxX family protein, whose translation MSKSMNPRPTISEAVFRVLLSGIFLVAGFNHLVAPDKVAARLLNAPFGYLATQFASAELLVILAGIALLVGGVGLATGTFTRISATGLILVLIPITVTVQISPATLGPLFKNVAILGGLIYFATNGAACCSVDSLWSRNAVSVSAPEELLA comes from the coding sequence ATGAGCAAATCAATGAACCCAAGACCAACAATCTCGGAAGCCGTTTTCCGGGTCTTACTGAGCGGTATTTTTCTCGTCGCAGGCTTCAATCACTTGGTAGCCCCAGACAAGGTAGCGGCTCGCCTGCTCAATGCGCCGTTTGGCTATTTAGCGACTCAGTTCGCCTCGGCCGAACTGTTAGTAATTTTAGCTGGCATTGCCTTACTGGTTGGTGGTGTCGGATTAGCGACGGGGACTTTCACGCGAATCTCGGCGACCGGGCTGATTTTGGTACTGATCCCAATCACGGTCACCGTGCAGATCAGCCCAGCTACGCTCGGTCCCCTGTTCAAGAACGTGGCCATCTTAGGTGGCTTGATTTACTTCGCCACCAACGGCGCCGCATGTTGTAGCGTCGATTCGTTATGGAGTAGAAACGCAGTTTCCGTCTCGGCCCCTGAAGAATTGTTGGCTTAA
- a CDS encoding putative bifunctional diguanylate cyclase/phosphodiesterase: MNKIDSTLVATTIRTAAMPSEWHVACPERMENVAELTGETTERLQPDFLTRLNDRRAFFGALDRACSQLDGGDEFALFYINLDRFKWVNDTLGHQVGDRVLQEVAQRIVRAVSPADFVGRLGGDEFALIQWSSKNSLPRKTAKRIIESVASPIVVDGNLIRVGASIGIAVAPIDGDNAQDLLRHADLALFQAKSEGRNVIRYFEPEMRIRAEARRVLEKELGQALDGNEFQLHYQPVLEIGTDQVTTLEALIRWEHPRLGLVSPDSFIPLAEETGQIIGIGAWVLEQACRDAAEPGRTYRVAVNVSPIQLRNRSFVSTVSRILEETSLPPDRLELEITESSLIEDGQLAFAILRQLRENGVRVALDDFGTGYSSINYLRQFPFDKIKIDRSLVTGAHLNSESAAFVRMIATLGNVLEVATTAEGVETASELDLVRQAGCSHVQGYYLSKPVPLERLVPTLNL; this comes from the coding sequence ATGAACAAGATTGATAGCACGTTAGTCGCCACGACGATTCGTACCGCAGCCATGCCATCGGAGTGGCACGTGGCCTGTCCCGAGCGAATGGAGAATGTTGCTGAATTGACAGGGGAAACCACGGAACGCTTACAGCCTGATTTCCTGACTCGGCTGAATGATCGTCGTGCGTTCTTCGGCGCACTAGATCGGGCATGCAGTCAGCTTGATGGGGGAGATGAGTTCGCGCTCTTCTATATCAACCTCGATCGATTCAAGTGGGTTAACGATACGCTTGGCCATCAAGTGGGCGACCGTGTTCTCCAGGAAGTGGCGCAACGAATCGTGCGTGCTGTCTCGCCAGCTGACTTTGTGGGGAGACTGGGTGGTGACGAGTTTGCGCTTATTCAATGGTCCAGCAAGAACTCGCTTCCTCGGAAAACGGCAAAACGAATCATCGAATCGGTTGCCAGTCCGATTGTGGTGGATGGCAACTTAATTCGAGTCGGAGCGAGCATCGGAATCGCCGTCGCTCCGATCGATGGAGATAACGCGCAAGATCTGCTTAGGCATGCCGATCTGGCGCTGTTTCAAGCGAAATCAGAGGGACGTAACGTCATCCGCTATTTCGAGCCTGAGATGCGGATTCGTGCCGAAGCCCGTCGAGTGTTGGAAAAAGAACTCGGGCAAGCGCTCGATGGTAACGAATTTCAGTTGCACTATCAGCCGGTGCTCGAAATCGGTACCGATCAAGTGACGACGCTCGAAGCGCTGATCCGCTGGGAGCATCCGCGACTTGGATTGGTCTCGCCTGATAGCTTCATCCCCTTGGCGGAAGAAACAGGTCAGATTATTGGAATCGGGGCCTGGGTGCTCGAACAAGCATGCCGCGATGCTGCCGAGCCCGGTCGGACGTACCGAGTTGCCGTGAATGTTTCCCCAATTCAGCTTCGCAATCGCAGCTTTGTGTCGACCGTGTCTCGCATCCTGGAGGAAACTTCGCTACCACCAGATCGCTTAGAGCTAGAAATCACCGAGTCTTCATTAATTGAGGATGGGCAACTGGCTTTCGCGATTTTGCGACAACTTCGTGAAAATGGTGTGCGAGTGGCGCTCGATGACTTCGGTACGGGCTATTCTTCCATTAACTATCTTCGCCAGTTCCCCTTTGACAAGATCAAGATTGATCGGTCATTGGTGACTGGAGCACACTTGAACTCGGAATCGGCTGCGTTTGTGCGAATGATCGCGACCCTTGGTAACGTTCTGGAAGTTGCCACGACGGCTGAGGGCGTCGAAACAGCAAGCGAACTCGATCTCGTGCGACAGGCCGGATGTAGTCACGTTCAGGGATACTATCTAAGCAAGCCAGTGCCTTTGGAAAGATTGGTTCCAACGTTGAATTTGTAA
- a CDS encoding BLUF domain-containing protein produces MLKQILYSSTANTDISMRDVFEITRVSSNRNSQSSLTGGLVFLDGYFFQLLEGLPNDVDASMQRINRDWRHHDIQVRREQRVISPLFADDWMALRNKTQIADEILEAHHYEPGMPAERFSADDLFAFLVACFENEMQEQLA; encoded by the coding sequence ATGTTGAAACAGATCCTGTATTCAAGCACAGCCAATACCGATATCTCGATGCGGGATGTCTTCGAAATTACTCGCGTTTCCAGCAATCGAAACAGCCAGTCCAGCTTGACAGGCGGTTTGGTCTTTTTAGATGGCTACTTTTTCCAGTTACTGGAAGGCCTACCAAATGATGTGGATGCCAGCATGCAGCGGATAAACCGCGATTGGCGGCATCATGATATTCAAGTTCGTCGAGAGCAACGTGTGATCTCACCCCTTTTCGCGGACGATTGGATGGCGCTACGGAATAAGACTCAGATTGCCGACGAGATCCTGGAAGCACATCACTACGAGCCAGGGATGCCAGCAGAACGTTTTTCGGCAGACGATCTATTCGCTTTCCTGGTCGCTTGCTTCGAGAACGAAATGCAAGAGCAGTTGGCTTAA
- a CDS encoding SDR family oxidoreductase, with protein sequence MTDINIPLPQCKPLKILTGQKALVTGGSSGIGKAVAIALGEAGADVVVNYHSDEDEAHEVAETITSAGSQALVVGADVSKEEDVQRMFQQMKDKFGTIDILVANAGLQQDAPFDEMTLDQWQKVISVNLTGQFLCAREAVREFKQRGVVEEVSCSAGKIVCMSSVHETIPWAGHVNYAASKGGIMQMMRSIAQEVAPFRIRVNSLCPGAIRTPINSEAWNTKEAYNSLMKLVPYNRIGEPEDIGRAAAWLASDQADYITGASLVIDGGMCLYPGFAHGG encoded by the coding sequence ATGACTGACATCAACATCCCCCTTCCTCAATGTAAACCTCTCAAGATTCTTACGGGCCAAAAGGCGCTCGTCACCGGAGGCAGCTCCGGTATTGGCAAAGCGGTGGCGATTGCCCTCGGTGAAGCTGGAGCTGATGTGGTCGTCAATTACCACAGCGATGAAGATGAAGCTCACGAAGTTGCCGAAACGATTACTTCTGCTGGCTCGCAGGCCTTGGTCGTCGGCGCGGATGTCTCGAAAGAAGAAGACGTCCAACGGATGTTTCAGCAAATGAAGGATAAGTTTGGGACGATCGACATCTTGGTGGCCAATGCCGGCTTGCAGCAAGATGCTCCCTTCGACGAAATGACGCTCGACCAATGGCAGAAGGTCATTTCGGTCAACTTAACTGGCCAGTTTCTGTGCGCACGCGAAGCGGTTCGCGAATTCAAACAACGTGGCGTTGTCGAAGAGGTTTCTTGCTCGGCAGGAAAAATTGTCTGCATGAGTTCCGTGCATGAGACAATTCCTTGGGCAGGGCACGTCAACTACGCTGCCTCAAAGGGAGGCATCATGCAGATGATGCGTAGCATCGCGCAAGAAGTTGCGCCATTCCGGATTCGTGTCAACAGCCTATGCCCGGGTGCGATTCGGACGCCCATCAATTCCGAAGCTTGGAACACCAAGGAAGCGTACAACTCGTTGATGAAGTTGGTCCCGTACAATCGCATTGGCGAGCCGGAAGACATCGGTCGGGCTGCCGCTTGGCTAGCGTCTGATCAGGCGGATTATATTACCGGAGCGAGCCTGGTAATCGACGGGGGGATGTGTCTTTATCCAGGCTTCGCTCACGGCGGTTAA